The Rosa chinensis cultivar Old Blush chromosome 7, RchiOBHm-V2, whole genome shotgun sequence DNA segment aagctttgattttattttgctcGATGAGTTGTAGTTTCAAGTTTTGATTTGAATGCTTCCGTGAGAATAGAGAAAGAACAAAGCAGGCTGATAATGAAGTTAGCTGGCATAGAGTTGGATAAGAAACGATCAAACAAGATTGAAAAGCAGAAAACGATTAACGATGATCTCGCTGCGTAATTTTGAAGTTTATCTTTTGATTGAAGGagaagtcattttttttttctttaggaaaCGCGCTTGTGCGactaaattttaaaatttaatgttTGTTTTTCTTGGCCAACTTTGAAGTTATGCTATTCTTCAAGCTTGAGACGTCCCAAAATTACTAGACGTTCTAAACTTAGGTGAGAGTTGCTATCTTGTAAGCAATCGATACTCATACTTGCACTAAATTCACCTAATTCTCTCGTTAGGTCTCTCGTTAGGTAACATGATTGGGTTTTACAGGTTATGCTAACCTATACCAttaggtaaatggacaaaaaccctttattAATTAGACAGCTTGCTTAAGAGTTGTTTGACATTTCTCCATTTTGAACTAGAATGAACACATCTACCTTCTATTTGAAAGATAAAAATAATGACTCGGAAGAGTCTATATCTattaataatcaagaaaaagttTATCACACTACGTAAAATATGAAGCCTTAACTCAActacaaaataacaaaaaaaaaaaaaaacaaacaaataaacaaaatctCCGTAACCCACTTTTAAGAATGGCAAAGAAAGACGACAAGTGAGTTAGGAAGTCACTCAAGTCCTTGCCATAGAATGAAGCAACAAAAATAGAAGGGGGAGATCAcacaaaaacattaaaaaaaaaaaaaaccactaatGACATACCGACATTATAATCCCTAAAAGTTGTAAAAACATTTTCACTTAGTTACTTTTTcgaaaaaatatgaaaatatgaaTTGACACATTGTTAATATGTCTCAAATAGTTCGTCCAAGCTCTTAAAAACCCCATCGGTGAGCCGTGACCTGTTGGTTAGCTAGCCTAACTAACACTGTGGAGGTCAcgagttcaaatctcactgacattagggatggggtggggtggggagttacattgtcgtctaaagtaaaaaaattaaaagcccCAATAAATTGATCAGTTAGAGGTGTTCACGTGATGGACCACAGATTTAGACATTACCTTGAGCTATATACGCCTCCTCTCCACAACCCTAGCCTCCCATATAGCATCAATAACCACCAGAATTTCCGGTGCACTTAttaaaagacaaaatttaaaatactaaaatcaaaatttaagtACTAAAAAAAtaatgtggattgtaaaataaggAATGCGGATTTCACTTTCTTAGAACAAGCATCAATATCGCCAAAAACAGCACCATATTCCGCCGATCCCAAAAAGCCCGACCGCTTCGTGCTTGGGCCTTCAATGTCTGCAACTCCGCACGTAACCGGCCCAAAATTACTCAGATAACCGTTGCATTTCCCGCCACACATAAAGCTATATTTACCTTCTCTGCCACCCAAAGGGGATAAGTGGGATAACAAATCCGAAACAGAGCAAAAACCAGAGGCTGAGCAGAgcttcaaaaatcaaaaaccaatGGCAGCTCTAAGCATTGGCATCGCCACCACCAGCTCCGCCTTACTTTCAAAGCCGACACTCCGCCGTTTCAGGCCCACAAGGATTTCCTGCGTCGCCTGGGTAACCTTCAAACTCGATCTGCCTTCTCCAATTTCAAAACCATACATCCTTCTTTTTATCaagtcttgaattttttttcgaATTTAATGGTGTTGCTAAACCAAGGAAGGATCCAGAAGGTATACTCGGGCCGCCGCAGACCGGCCACATAGCCCGAAAAGAGTTCCAGAGACGGCTCGAAAAGGACTCCGATGCTCGAGAAGCCTTCGAGCGCCAAGTCATTGAAGAAAAAGAGCGCCGTCGAGCTGTCAGAGAAGTGAGTTTGAGAAgctggttttgaattttgattaatTTGGTATCTCAGTTTTGAAGtaaataaatattattttactgtgtttgtgattgttttgtggttttgtgtctttgtttgctTGCTGTTAAGTCTCGAGTAGCTCCAGATACTGCGGAGGGGTTGATCGAGTACTTTCTTGATACTGAAGCTAGGGAGATTGAGTTCGAGATTTCGAGGTTGAGGCCAAGGTTGGTGATTTGAATCCATTCCCTTATGAACGTTCTTGAAAATGTGAATGTTGGGAATACGTATACGTATGAAAAATGGAAGAACACATCAAATTTTTACTCTTTAACATATTAAATATGTTATGTACAGATTGAACAAGGAATTTTTCTCGCACCTAAAATTTGAGATAGGTCAGCTACGGTTTGCGGTTTCAAAAACTCAGGTTCGTTACTGAAACTATACTTTAGCGGTCAATTTCTGCACAACTTGAATAATGGATTGACAGTGTGCATTTGATGGTGGTTCGTTTAGGATATGGAAGATAGGTTGATTGAGCTGGAAGCATTGCAGAAAGCCCTGCAGGAAGGAACAGGTTTGTTAAAGTCCACGCACTTTGATGATGAAGAGTTCACCTCGTTGTTGCATGCTTACTGAAACTGCCAATTTTTTTTCCGCGTTTTCTGTTACAGAAGCGTATGATAAAATGCAAATTGACCTCGTTAAAGCCAAGGAAAGTCTGACCAAAATCTTGTCATCAAAGAATATCAAAGAAACTGTACGTGATGCTATTTTCACTCATCGACTTTGAAGTTGATGAACACTTTTGTACTGTGTTGCTCAACTAAGTTCATTATTCTTGACAATGCAGTTACTGGAGATGGTTGAAAGCAACGAACTTAATAGATCCTTGTTGACAATTCTTGATGAAAACATAGCAAGTGCACAGCAGGGTAACCAGGTAATCGTCTCGGGAAAGAATCTTCAGATTTCCCCATATAGTTTATGGATCTCATGGTATTGTTTGCCTTTCCAAGTTTGAGGCTTCAGAATACCTCATAAAACACACCATCTTCGCCTGAACGTGATATTACGTACTAGCTTTATGCCACATATAAATAATACTAATCATGAAACTTGGGGTAACAGATCTTCTAATGAAGGTACCACAAATGAAAATAGAATGTGCAAGGAGACACTAGCTCATAATCACTTAGCCCACTGCAAAATGATATGGTGGTTTAAACGTAGTGGAAGAAAACATATTTCAGTCCTCATTTTTACCCCCTGCCAACTTCTCAATGTTCTTAACTTCATCATAGAGTAATCAGGTAAAAGTCTTCTTTATGTAGCAACCACTGTCCACTTGACCTATATACCAGTCGTGTAGGTCTTGGAACAAGAACataaaaacacacaaaaagttGCTGTTAAATCTTATTCAGTTACTGCATCAATGGTGAACCAAGTCAGTAGATTTATTTCAATGTTAACTTATGACTTGCAGAAGCAAGCAGCGGACTTCATGGAAAAGCTTCGTGGAGCTGTTCTCAAGTACATGACAGTTTAATGATGAGTTGGTACATATTATGTGCCTAATGAGTATTTTAGACGAAATTTTGGCAACTTTGATAGTTTGATCTGTCTATATTGTGTTGCAACACTAAATTCGATAGATTATGTTTTTCTTTATAAAAGAACAAGATAAGCGTAAACATCGAGTATACTTTTGTATCAATACATGCTTAAGACTTGGAATACTATACATATAGTGATGTTCTAGAATCTAGATCTCTATACAAAGATAATCTCAAAACACAGAATCATGAGAACAAAAGATAATGATACAGTAGTTAGGCCAGTGTCTAGGATCTGGTAGGATGAGACAATAGGGCTCATTCAGGTGGTAATTTTTCAAAAAGGAACAACCTTTTATTGTCAAAAAAGGAAGGGAATACATAGCGTCGAGTGTAATATCATGGTCTATTAGGCTTCATTTGGATAAAGTGATTTGAAAGAAAGGATTAGACTTGACGACAACAGAAAGTTTAGAGAATAGAAGGCTACAGAACATAACTAGATACCACACATTTGAAATACCAAGAAGCAAGGAATCATTAAAAGTTGTTCTGTTGGTTTTTTCCCTATTCCATTTTCAatagtgtgtatatatatatatatattttttccctTTGTTTCTACGCTGTCATATTATTTAGCTGATAAGTTCATTAAAATGAGAAACTAACAATGGGGTTTGAACTTTGAGTCCTTGAGAAGCAGTGATCCGAGAAAGTGGTCACTGAATATTTGGTTGAGAAGTGGTCACTATTCTGTAAAGCACTCGAGAGGCAAAAAGTGACATGCCAGTAGTACAATGTCAGGACTGAGTGCTTTCTTTAACATGTTTGCTAATGCCAAGCATTCTCTCATATCATATAGATGCTCTTCGAGGCTGGGAAGTCTGTTCTTGAAACATGGAAGGGGACTCAGTACTGTAAGCATTGGTCTTCTTCCTCTAAAATTAGGTGCAAGAACAACAGACATTCTAACTTTGGTAGATACACTCAAACTGTTTAGCTGATTATCCAGGCACAAGGACTCAGCTAGGTTTTCAAGCATGAAATACTAGATTGTCCTTTTTGTGTGCGGTCATTCGGCTTTTTACTGAGTGCGGATCTTCCATGCGTCTCAGTCATTACTT contains these protein-coding regions:
- the LOC112179835 gene encoding uncharacterized protein LOC112179835 — translated: MAALSIGIATTSSALLSKPTLRRFRPTRISCVAWDPEGILGPPQTGHIARKEFQRRLEKDSDAREAFERQVIEEKERRRAVRESRVAPDTAEGLIEYFLDTEAREIEFEISRLRPRLNKEFFSHLKFEIGQLRFAVSKTQDMEDRLIELEALQKALQEGTEAYDKMQIDLVKAKESLTKILSSKNIKETLLEMVESNELNRSLLTILDENIASAQQGNQKQAADFMEKLRGAVLKYMTV